The Aspergillus flavus chromosome 2, complete sequence region GGCCTAATTGGGGGCGGAACCGGCTCCGTTGGAGGGTAGCCGCTCTCCGGCGGGGGGACTTTTGCGGAGGGATAGAGCTGGGGTGGCAGGCATCTGGGTCGAAGGTGGTGGTCAGCTTCTCATCGTCAGAGATGAGGGCCCGGCGAATGGCTTCTAGTTCGGAGTGGTTGCATTGAAGACGGGAGATGTTCTGGCGCTGGGCGCGGATGTTCCAGCTATCCTGAGAGTGGGACAGAGGATCCATGTCCGCGGTTTGCGGGAAGAGATCACATGGAACGGATGTTGGACTCAGAAAGGGAGACTGGGGCTGAGGCGAGAGAGAACCAGATGTGAGTGATGGAGAGTCCAAGGAACCCTCGTCATCGTGGTCTGTGTCTGGAGGGGTCAAAAAATATCCCGGGAATCGGTCCGACGTGTCGAGGGACTGGGGCGACGTTGGCGTGGCGGGTCTGCCGAACTGCGTCTCATTGTCTGATGTCTTGATGGTGTGTTCATGCAGCTTTCTTGTCAAGGTACTGATTGAAAGACGCTTCTGATGGTCGTCATACGCAGACAAGGGAACGGAGGTGGGGGGCTGGGCGGAACGGAAGTAGGAGGACCGTGAGCGAGGCAACGATCTTGGAATCCGGTGTGTCGCGGTGGAACGAGGCGAAGGACACCGtgaggagagaggagagatCAGACTGCTGTCGCAGTCGACCATGAGATTGTCGTCCCCATCGAACGCCAGGCGGGGCGGCTTGGTGGACGAGggagatgagaaagagaagtccTCGAACATTGTGAAGTACTGTAGTCCCAAGGTGACTCGAAAGCACTAGGAGAATATATATGAGATCCCAAGTGTTATTTCGAAGAATTAGACGCGGTGACTTGTAAGGACTATTGTCTCTCCCAGCATTCAATGTTGTAGCCTTGATTGGTGGCAGGCCACAGTGTGGTATATCAATGCCGCTCGGATGGGGACATAGGGTTGGGTGTGAAAGACACCAGAGCGCGTTCTAGGCAGATATAAGGCCACTAGATCCCGGTGGCCAATCTGcgagattttcttttttttctctttttcttattttaatttttttaacgGCTCTCTCCTGAATAGGAACCACCGAACCACTGGGGGGCAAATCGAATGGAACAGTTCGTGGGGAACGTCCTTAACGTTCCGCGCGGAAAGGCCGTAGAACGACTTTCAATTGGCTGTGGAACCGCCGCCGGCGTAAGTTCAAGAGACGTTGACCGGAATCaaggaaagaatggaatAAGTCAGTGGGAATGTCATGATGTGGAGTAAGTAGGAGGCGGCGTGTTAAAAAGAACACGCGAGAGTGGTATTTTCGCCCCCTATTCAAGTGATATTATTCTCGCTTTGGTAGAGCCAGCAGAACATCAGTGCGTCTCGTTCTCAGGGGGTTTCGATGTTCACTTAGTCCAAGTTATTGGTTTCTCCTTCACCAAATCGACTGCGGCCAGACTCGTCGCACGTGATCCCGGCCAATTAAAAGCCGTTTGCAGCGTTTGCAATTCCCCGTATTCAGCCCAggaattaaattaatctgCACTGTAAGTATAGTCATCGTCGCTAAGCATTAGTGCTCCTACAGCGCATCTCCTCCGGAACGGTCTTACTCGGTTACTACGGCGTTATCCGACTGTCCTAGGATGAAACACTAATTCCGTTTCTTATGCAATCCGTCGTGGATTTCAGCCTCTGAGTTCGGTGATTTGCGTGATCATGAAAGAATTGTGATGAGTCGAAACCATGGGAGACGCGCATGTGTCAGATAAAGATCGCGATAGACTACCTATCATTTATGAGACCGATATGTCCAGAGTCAAGACCACCCCTTCAACTGAGTTCAAGAGGAATGAATTCCAATGAATGAAATGGTACTCCAACGACTCGGTTAGTGTCCCCGGGGTCGGAGTTGGGTGCCGACGCCGACTCCGTTAGTTAAGGTAGTCGTGATAGTAGTGGCGGGTCTCTTCATCTAAGTCATTACTCCAACAGTCTCCAACCCCGACACTATCTATACCCTAAACTTGTACATCCCCCCCCGCAGCTGGCACAAACTTCCTCTTCAATACTCCCTCAATCTACGTATTCGCATCCGTCATAACCGGACTGAACAACCATGGCCGCTCTATTGAAACAGCCGTTGAAATTAGCCCTGGTGCAGCTCGCCTCCGGTATGTTTCACTCACCCTATGGGATCGTCATTAAACGGCCCCTTATCAACACCGTACTAACTGCGAGCCCGGCGCGATGGAATAGGCGCGGACAAAGCCGTTAATTTGGCCCACGCTCGCACTAAGGTCCTGGAGGCAGCACAGGCAGGAGCCAAGCTCATCGTCCTTCCGGAATGCTTCAACTCGCCATACGGAACCCAATATTTTCCCAAATACGCCGAGACTCTTCTCCCTTCGCCCCCTACCGAAGATCAATCCCCTTCCTACCATGCCCTGTCAGCCATCGCTGCCGAAGCCAAGGCCTACCTCGTAGGAGGTAGCATCCCCGAACTAGAACCCACAACGAAGAAATACTATAACACCTCCCTCGTGTTCTCTCCCACTGGCTCGTTAATAGGGACCCACCGCAAGACCCATTTGTTCGACATCGATATTCCAGGAAAGATCACTTTCAAGGAGAGCGAGGTCCTGTCGCCCGGAAACCAGTTGACAATTGTTGATCTTCCCGACTATGGAAAGATCGGCCTTGCCATTTGCTACGATATCCGTTTCCCGGAGGCGGCCATGATTGCTGCGCGAAAGGGCGCTTTTGCACTCATCTACCCGGGCGCGTTCAACATGACCACCGGTCCCATGCACTGGTCTCTGTTGGCACGCGCTCGTGCGGTGGATAACCAGCTGTATGTGGGGCTGTGTAGCCCAGCGCGCGATATGGAGGCCACTTACCACGCATGGGGTCACAGTTTGATAGCCAACCCAGCCGCGGAAGTCCTAGTAGAGGCGGAAGACAAAGAGACTATTGTCTATGCTGATCTGGACAATGACACCATTCAAAGCACAAGGAAGGGCATTCCTGTCTATACGCAGAGGCGGTTTGATCTGTACCCAGATGTGAGCGCTGAGAAATAGGTCTGTCATTATGAATTATTCAGGAATAACGACGAATCGAGTCATGAAATCTAGTGTTTATAACGGTTAATCGAACCTAGTTATTGAATATACCAAAAGTAATACTGATGGTATCAGGTTTGATAATACTCTAGTAACAGTCCGAGACTCTTTACTAAGAGGTCCTTTAATATCTTAGAAGGAGGTAAACTGTGTTCCCCCAACTTATCTCTGTACTTTCCCAGTTAGGATATTGCTTGTCTTATTATGGAATAATGCAAGGCGCTGGCACCAATGAGCAGATGATATCAAGTTGTGGTTACTAGTTGCTGCGCGGTGGCTAAACCGAGGCCTTGATTTGCACCAGGGACAAGATCAAAGGCTACCTGGTGGGTGATTGGAATGCTTGGTGTCGTAAGCCAATACATTGATGCATGAGCCATAacaacatccatccatcTATCGAATTAGGGCAATGTACGAGTAGAGAATGATCTACGCTATACCCATTTCGGACCAACGACTGTATAACTCTGGGTCACGTGGTACTTAATCCATGAAGTACTTCCTCAACTTGATCGTTGACCAGTGCAGAAGATATGTTCAAGAATGGCGAGTACATATTGTTCCCTGTCAATTCGTTATTTAGTATCTCAGCAAAAGAACAATGGCCATTTGAGTAGTGTGATGACCTGCCTGTTCCTCGATGTCATGACTATGTTCTGTCACGTGATCTACCCGCAGCCAATGGGAGGGGCTCCGGGACGATAAGCGAGACACACTGAATTTCGACGAGGAAAAACGAGAGCCGTCCGAAAATCTTCAATCTCACGACAGCACTTCAGCCAACGACAGCCGACGCCTCGTCAAAACATCCAGTGAGTAGTCTTTGTGCAATCAGCCTATACTGTGATCTTCATCgctctattaaaaaatcaaTCTCAATCGGTTTGAGACAACTAACCAACGGGTGAAAAATCAGAAATGTCCACCACCGTTCAGACCGGCAAGAAGCAGCGCTCGGCCATCGCCGATGTCGTCTCGCGCGAGTACACCATCAACATGCACAAGAGAGTACGTTGAATCACAACAGGCTAAGACACTAGTCTTCGCTATCCCTACTTGCACACATCGGTCGTATTCTCGTCGATCGAACCCCGATCTGCGGAACAAGACAAACAAGCAAGTTTCGACATGGAGGCAATGGACGGAGAA contains the following coding sequences:
- a CDS encoding carbon-nitrogen hydrolase (nitrilase family protein, putative), with protein sequence MAALLKQPLKLALVQLASGADKAVNLAHARTKVLEAAQAGAKLIVLPECFNSPYGTQYFPKYAETLLPSPPTEDQSPSYHALSAIAAEAKAYLVGGSIPELEPTTKKYYNTSLVFSPTGSLIGTHRKTHLFDIDIPGKITFKESEVLSPGNQLTIVDLPDYGKIGLAICYDIRFPEAAMIAARKGAFALIYPGAFNMTTGPMHWSLLARARAVDNQLYVGLCSPARDMEATYHAWGHSLIANPAAEVLVEAEDKETIVYADLDNDTIQSTRKGIPVYTQRRFDLYPDVSAEK